The Streptomyces sp. NBC_01276 genome contains the following window.
TGGCCGCCGGGGTGCGGATGGTGGCCCGGGACGTGCGGGTGGTAGTACGGGGCCGCTGCCGGGAGGGGCTCGACGCCGAAGCCGTGGCGGCGCTGCTGGGGGCGCCGCTGGCCGGGGAGGTGCCCGTGGAGGTGGGACTCCCCGGCCGGGTGGAGGAAGGGGAACCGCCGGGGGCGCGGGGCGCGCTGGCCCGGTTCTGCGACGGCTTCTGGCAGCGGGCCCTGGGCTCCGCGCAAGGAGTGCCGGCATGAGCGCGCCGCTGCTGGACGCGGTGCGCCAGCACCTCGCCGAGACCGGGGCGGAGCCCACCCCGGCCAGGGTCGTGGCGGCCCTGCGGGCACAGGGCCGGCTGCTCGGGGACGCGGAAGTGCTCGGAGTGGCCGAGGAGTTGCGGTCCGAGCTGGTCGGTGCGGGGCCGCTGGAGCGGCTGCTCGCCGACCCCGAGGTCACCGATGTGCTGGTGGCCGCCCCCGACCGGGTGTGGGTGGACCGGGGCGGGGGGCTGGAGTTGACGGAGGTGACGTTCGCCGACGCCGAGGCCGTGCGCAGGCTGGCCCAGCGGCTGGCCGCCGTCGCCGGGCGGCGGCTGGACGACGCCCGGCCCTGGGTGGACGCCCGGATGCCGGACGGAACCCGGCTGCACGCCGTGCTTCCCCCGGTGGCGGTCGGGTCGGCCTGCCTCTCGCTGCGCGTGGTGCGGCCCAAGGCGTTCACCCTGGACGAGCTCGTGGCCGCGGGAACCCTGCCGCCGGGCGGGCAGCGCCTCCTCCGGGCCATGGTCGAGGCCCGGCTGTCGTTCCTCGTCTCCGGCGGGACCGGGACGGGCAAGACCACCCTGCTCAGTGCCCTGCTGGGGCTGGTCGGGCCGGGCGAGCGGATCGTCCTGGCGGAGGACTCCGCCGAACTGCGCCCCGACCATCCGCATGTGGTGCGGCTGGAGACCAGGCCGGCCAACCAGGAGGGGGCCGGGCTGGTCACCCTGGCGGACCTGGTCCGCCAGGCCTTGCGGATGCGGCCCGACCGGCTGGTGGTCGGCGAGGTGCGTGGCGCCGAGGTGGCCGACCTGCTCGCCGCCCTGAACACCGGGCACGAGGGCGGGTGCGGCACGGTGCACGCCAACGCCGCGGCGCACGTGCCCGCCCGGCTGGAGGCGCTGGGCACGGCCGCCGGGCTCGACCGGGCTTCCCTGCACAGCCAGTTGGCCGCCGCGCTGACCCTGGTGGTCCACCTGGTCCGTGACCGGGCCGGGCGGCGCCGGGTGGCCGAGGTGCACGTGCTGGAGCGGGATCCGGCCGGGCTGGTGGTGACCGTGCCCGCGCTGCGCTGGGGGACCCGCGGGTTCGTACGGGAGCCGGGCTGGGCACGGCTCGGGCCGCTGCTGGGAGGTTCCCGGTGAGCCCCGGGGTGTCGGTGCCCGTTTTCGCCGGGGTGTTGTGTGCGGGCGCCGCAGTCCGAGTGCTGGCCGGGGGTGACCGACTGCCCCGGCGGGCACGGCTGGTGCTGGCGGGGGGAGGCCCGCAGGTGCCGGACGGGCCGGTGTGGGGGTGGCACCTGGTGGCCGGGCTGCGGGTGCGGGCCGGGAGGTGGCGGGAGTGGGTCCCGTTCGTGGCCGGGCTGGTGGTCGCGGTGCTCGGCGGGTCGGTGATCCCCCTGGTTTCGGGGGCGCTCGCGGTGCCGTTGGTGCGGCGCCGGCTGCGGGCCCGGGAGCGCGAGCGGGCGCGCGGGGCCCGGGCCGCGGAGGTGGTGGCGCTCTGCGGGGCCGTGGTGGGGGAACTGCGGGCGGGATCCCAGCCGGGTCGGGCGCTGACGGTGGCGATGCGGCGTACGTCGGCCGGTCCCGGCGGTCCGGGCCCGGCCGAGGCGGGGGTGCTGGCCGCGGCGGCCTTCGGCGGGGACGTCGCCGGGGCCCTGCACGAGGCGGCCCGGGAGCCGGGCGCCGCGGGGCTGGCCGGGATGGCGGCCTGCTGGCGGGTCTCGGTGGACGGCGGCGCGGGCCTGGCGGCCGGACTGGACCGGCTGGAGGGGGCGTTGCGTGCCGAGCGCGACCGGGAGGAGTCGCTGCGGGCCCAGTTGGCGGGAGCCAGGTCGACGACGGTGGTGCTCGCGCTGCTGCCGCTGGTGGGGCTGCTGATCGGCACCGGGCTCGGGGCGGACCCGCTGCGGGTGCTGCTGCACTCGCCGGTCGGGTGGGGCTGCCTGCTGGTGGGCGGAGTGCTGGAGGCGCTGGGACTGCTGTGGTGCCGGCGGATCGTACGGACGGGGGAGCGGTGATGGGCGGGCCCGTGGTCCACAGGCTGGGGACGGCGCTGTGCCTGGCGGCGCCGGTCTGGTGTCTGGTGTCGGGGTGGGCGGTGTGGCTGCGGCGGCGGGCGGCCCGTCGCCGACTCGCGGAGCTGTTTCCCGCGAGGGCGGTGGGCTCCGGGCCGGGGCGCGGGTCCCGGGGGCGGGCGTCGCGGGCCGTACGGGCCGGACCGGCCCGGGCGCTGCCGGGGCGCCGGGCGGTGGCCGGGGTGGTGCCGGGAGGCCGGGTGTCTGCCGGGAGGCCGGGAGGCCGGGTGTCGTTCGGCGGGGCGCCGGGCGCGCCGGCAGCGCCGGCGGGGCACGCGGCGGAGTCCGGGGTGCGGCGCTTCCTCGCCCGGTCCCGGTCCCGGTCACCGGTCGGTGCCGATCCCCGGGAGGTCGAGCGGCAGCTGCCCTTCGCGGCGGATCTGCTGGCCGCCTGTCTGGCCGCGGGTGCGGGCCCCGTGGAGGCTGCCGAGGTGGTGGGGGAATCGCTCGGCGGACCGGTGGGCGAGCGGCTGGCGCTCGCGGGCGCGGAGCTGCGCCTCGGCGGAGAACCGGGCGCCGCGTGGGGGAGGTTGGCGCGGATACCGGGGGCCCGGGGGCTCGCGGAATGTTTGGAGCGGGCCGCGCGTACCGGGGCGCCGGCCGCCGAGCCGGTCTCCCGGCTGGCCGCGGGTCTCCGTGCGGACCGCTCTCGCCGGGCGGTGGCCGGGGCGCAGCGGGCGGCGGTGCTCGTCACCGCGCCGGTGGGGCTGTGTTTCCTCCCTGCCTTCCTCGCGATCGGGGTGGCTCCGGTGGTGATCGGAATGGCCTCTGGGCTGCTGTCGGGCAAGTGAGAGAACCACACGGATCGCAAGCTGAAAACACATCAAGAACGTAATCCCACAGGAGGTTGTCATGAGGATCATCTGGTTTCGGGTGCGGGCGGCGCTGAGCGGCCGTTCGGGTGACGCGGGAATGTCGACTTCGGAATACGCCATGGGCACGATCGCGGCGTGTGCGTTCGCCGCCGTTCTGTACAAGGTGGTGACGAGTGACGTGGTCTCGGCGGCCCTTCAGTCGACCATCGGGAAGGCGCTCGATGCGCCCTTCTGAGGGAAATCGGGCGGGAATCGGAGACCGCGGATATGTGACGGCCGAGGCGGCTCTGATCATTCCGGCGCTGGTGTTGTTCGCGGCGTTGCTGGTGTGGGCGCTGATGGCGGCGGCCGCGCAGATCCGGTGTGTGGACGCAGCGCGGGCCGGTGCCAGGGCGGCGGGCCGGTCGGAGCCGCTCGACGTGGCGGTGGCGGCGGCCAAGGCGGCCGCCCCGCCCGGGGCGCGGGTGGAGCTGGAGCGGTCGGGGGACCTGTGGCGGGTCACGGTGGCCGCCCCGGCGCCGGGCCCGGCGGGGCTGCCGGTGCGGCTGGGGGCGGTGGCGGTGGCGCTGGCGGAGGACAGCGTGGGGGCGCCGCCGTGAGCCGGGACCGGGGTTCGGCGACGGTGTGGGCCGCGGTGGTGGCAACGGCCCTGGTGGCGGTGTTCGGGGGTGTGCTGCTGCTCGGCCAGGCGGTGGTGGCCCGCCACCGGGCGGGGGCGGCCGCGGATCTGGCGGCGCTGGCGGCGGCCGTGACCTGGGCGCGGGGTCCGGAGGCGGCGTGTGCGGTGGCCGGGCGGGTGGCGCGGGCGCAGGGGGCGGAGGTGGCGGTGTGCCGGGTCGGGGGTGAGGTGGCCGAAGTCACCGCCCGGGTCCGGGCGGGGCCGTTCGCCCCGGGGGTCGCGGCTCGCGCGGGGCCGGGGCCCGTGCCGGCGCCGTTGCCCGTGGAGGGCTGAGCCGGGTGCCGTTGCCGCTGCGCGGAGCCCTCCCCGCCCCGCCCTTCCTCCGTTCCCCGGGGCTCCGCCCCGGACCCCGCGCCTCAAGCGCCGGCGGGGCTGAAGTTCTGGGGCTCGGCCCCGGACCCCGCGCCTCAAGTACCGGCGGGGCTGAAGTTCTGGGGCTCGGCCTCGGGTCCCGCAGCCCGGGTGCCGGTGGGGCCGGAGGCGGGAGCTGGGGCTTCGCCACGGTCGCCGTGCCTCGGGGGTTGGCGGGGCTGAGGGGCGGGGGCGTGTCTCGGGCCCCGAGTGGCGGAGGGAGGGAGGGGCTGGAGCCGTGTCTCGGGGCCCGGACGCCCGAGTACCGGTGTGGCCGGGCGTGGGGCCCGGGGTTTCGCCTCCTGCCTCGGGACCCGTGTGTGGGTGGGGCTGGGGTTTTCCCGGGTGCTGCGCCGCAAGGGTCGGGGGTTCGCCGCTCGGGGGTTCGGCCGGGGTTTCAGGGGGTGCTTGGGGGGTGGGTGGGGTCGTGGGTGGGGGTCGGGGAGAGGAGGCGGGTGAGGAGGCGGATGGCGCCGCGTTTGTGGAGGGGGTCGTTGCCGTTGCCGCACTTGGGGGACTGGATGCAGGAGGGGCAGCCCGCCTCGCACTCGCAGGCGGCGATGGCGTCCCGGGTGGCCGTCAGCCAGGCGCGGGCCGTGTGGAAGCCCCGCTCGGCGAAGCCGGCGCCGCCCGGGTGGCCGTCGTAGACGAACACGGTCGGGAGGAGGGTGTCGGGATGCAGCGGGACGGAGACCCCGCCGATGTCCCAGCGGTCGCAGGTGGCGAACAGCGGGAGAAGGCCGATGGAGGCGTGCTCGGCGGCGTGCAGGGCGCCGCCGAGGATCTCCGGGCTGATCCGGGCCTCGTCGAGCTGGTCCTCGGTGACCGTCCACCAGACGGCCCGGGTGCGCAGGGTGCGCGGGGGCAGGTCCAGCTTGGCCTCGCCGAGGACCTCGCCGGTGATCAGCTTGCGGCGCAGGTAGGAGACGACCTGGTTGGTGACCTCCACGGAGCCGAAGCAGAGCCGGGCCGGGCCCCAGGGGATCTCCGTCTCGGTCTCCAGGACGGAGATGGAGGTGGTGTCCCGGGCCGTGGTGGAGAACGGCGGGGAGGCTTCCTCGACCAGGGCCACCGAGTCCTCCAGGTCCAGGCGCTCGACCAGGTAGGTGCGGCCCTGGTGGAGGTGGACGGCGCCGTCGTGGACGGTGGTGTGGGAGGCGGACTCGTCCACGGTGCCCAGCAGCCGCCCGGTCGAAGCCTCCACGATCTGCACGGGACGGCCCCCGCCTCCGCGGATGTCGGTGAGGTCGGAGGCCCGTTCCCGCCGGGTCCAGTGCCAGGCGGTGGCCCGGCGGCGCAGCAGTTTCGCCGCCTCCAGCTGGGGGAGGAGCTCGCGCGCCGCGGGGCCGAAGAGGTCCAGGTCCGGTTCGGTCAGGGGGATCTCGGCGGCGGCCGCGCACAGGTGCGGGGCCAGGACGTACGGGTTGTCGGGATCGAGGACGGTGGCCTCCACCGGCCGGCGGAAGAGGGCCTCGGGGTGGTGGACCAGGTAGGTGTCCAGGGGGTCGTCCCGGGCGATCAGCACGGCCAGGGCGCCCTGCCCCGAGCGCCCGGCCCGGCCCGCCTGCTGCCACAGGGAGGCCCGCGTGCCCGGGTACCCGGCGATCAGGACGGCGTCCAGGCCGGAGACGTCCACGCCCAGCTCCAGGGCGGTCGTGGCGGCCAGGCCGAGCAGTTCCCCGGAGTGCAGGGCCCGCTCCAGGGCCCGCCGCTCCTCGGGCAGGTAGCCGCCCCGGTAGGCCGCGACCCGCCGGGGCAGGGACCGGTCCACCTCGGCGAGCCGCTCCTGGGCGATCACGGAGATCAGCTCGGCGCCGCGCCGGGAGCGGACGAAGGCCACCGTGCGGACGCCCTGGACGACCAGGTCGGTCAGCAGGTCGGCGGTCTCCGCGGTCGCCGTGCGGCGTACGGGGGCGCCCTTCTCGCCCCTGAGGTCGGTCAGGGGCGGCTCCCACAGGGCGAAGACCACCTCACCGCGCGGTGAGGCGTCGTCGGCCACCTCGGTGACCGCCACGCCGGTCAGGCGGGACGCGGCGGCCGCCGGGTCGCTCGCGGTGGCCGAGGCCAGCAGGAAGACCGGCTCGGAGCCGTAGCGGGCGCACAGGCGGCGCAGCCGCCGCAGGACCTGGGCGACGTGGGAGCCGAATACCCCGCGGTAGGTGTGGCACTCGTCGATGACCACGTAGCGCAGGGCCTTCAGGAAGGAGGACCAGCGGGGGTGGGAGGGCAGGATGCCCCGGTGCAGCATGTCGGGGTTGGTCAGCACGTAGTTCGCGTACTGGCGCACCCACTCGCGTTCCTCGAAGGGGGTGTCCCCGTCGTACACGGCGGGCCGTACGGCGTTCCCGAGCGGTGCGGCCAGTTCCCGCACGGCCCGGCGCTGGTCGGCGGCCAGAGCCTTGGTCGGGGCCAGGTAGAGGGCGGTCGCACCCCGGCCGTTGGGTGCCTCGGCGCCGTCCGCGAGGGCGGAGAGCACGGGCGCCAGGTAGGCCAGGGACTTGCCCGAGGCGGTTCCGGTGGCGACGACCACGGATTCCCCGTCCAGGGCGTGCTCGGCGGCCGCGGCCTGGTGTTCCCACGGATGTTCGATCCCGGCGGCCCGGATGGCGGCCACGACATCTGTTCGGATGCGGTCGGGCCAGACCGCATGACGACCCGCCCGAGGGGGCAAGTGCTCCGTATGGGTGATGCGCGCAGCTCGGGAAGGTCCCCGTGAGAGACGGTCCAGGACCGTGCCGGGAGTGGGTCGTGGGTCCGCCGCGGCCGTGGCCGGACCGGGGCGCTGAGTGTTGGCCATTGGAACCGAGTGTGTCACCGGCGTGCGGGACAATGGACCCAAGGCGTCGTGCGCGCCTGCCGGTAAGTGATTGAATGCCATCGCGGCAGCCGATCCCTCCCCTACCTTCGGGTGGGGTAGGCCCCTGGGGGGCGCCGCTCGATAGCAAGGTGCTGGAGGATCCGTGGACCTGTCCCTGTCGACTCGCACTGTCGGCGACCGCACGGTCGTAGAGGTCGGT
Protein-coding sequences here:
- a CDS encoding TadA family conjugal transfer-associated ATPase, with the protein product MSAPLLDAVRQHLAETGAEPTPARVVAALRAQGRLLGDAEVLGVAEELRSELVGAGPLERLLADPEVTDVLVAAPDRVWVDRGGGLELTEVTFADAEAVRRLAQRLAAVAGRRLDDARPWVDARMPDGTRLHAVLPPVAVGSACLSLRVVRPKAFTLDELVAAGTLPPGGQRLLRAMVEARLSFLVSGGTGTGKTTLLSALLGLVGPGERIVLAEDSAELRPDHPHVVRLETRPANQEGAGLVTLADLVRQALRMRPDRLVVGEVRGAEVADLLAALNTGHEGGCGTVHANAAAHVPARLEALGTAAGLDRASLHSQLAAALTLVVHLVRDRAGRRRVAEVHVLERDPAGLVVTVPALRWGTRGFVREPGWARLGPLLGGSR
- a CDS encoding type II secretion system F family protein produces the protein MSPGVSVPVFAGVLCAGAAVRVLAGGDRLPRRARLVLAGGGPQVPDGPVWGWHLVAGLRVRAGRWREWVPFVAGLVVAVLGGSVIPLVSGALAVPLVRRRLRARERERARGARAAEVVALCGAVVGELRAGSQPGRALTVAMRRTSAGPGGPGPAEAGVLAAAAFGGDVAGALHEAAREPGAAGLAGMAACWRVSVDGGAGLAAGLDRLEGALRAERDREESLRAQLAGARSTTVVLALLPLVGLLIGTGLGADPLRVLLHSPVGWGCLLVGGVLEALGLLWCRRIVRTGER
- a CDS encoding type II secretion system F family protein, whose amino-acid sequence is MGGPVVHRLGTALCLAAPVWCLVSGWAVWLRRRAARRRLAELFPARAVGSGPGRGSRGRASRAVRAGPARALPGRRAVAGVVPGGRVSAGRPGGRVSFGGAPGAPAAPAGHAAESGVRRFLARSRSRSPVGADPREVERQLPFAADLLAACLAAGAGPVEAAEVVGESLGGPVGERLALAGAELRLGGEPGAAWGRLARIPGARGLAECLERAARTGAPAAEPVSRLAAGLRADRSRRAVAGAQRAAVLVTAPVGLCFLPAFLAIGVAPVVIGMASGLLSGK
- a CDS encoding DUF4244 domain-containing protein; the encoded protein is MRIIWFRVRAALSGRSGDAGMSTSEYAMGTIAACAFAAVLYKVVTSDVVSAALQSTIGKALDAPF
- a CDS encoding TadE family type IV pilus minor pilin, with protein sequence MTAEAALIIPALVLFAALLVWALMAAAAQIRCVDAARAGARAAGRSEPLDVAVAAAKAAAPPGARVELERSGDLWRVTVAAPAPGPAGLPVRLGAVAVALAEDSVGAPP
- a CDS encoding Rv3654c family TadE-like protein, which gives rise to MSRDRGSATVWAAVVATALVAVFGGVLLLGQAVVARHRAGAAADLAALAAAVTWARGPEAACAVAGRVARAQGAEVAVCRVGGEVAEVTARVRAGPFAPGVAARAGPGPVPAPLPVEG
- a CDS encoding DEAD/DEAH box helicase, translating into MAFNHLPAGAHDALGPLSRTPVTHSVPMANTQRPGPATAAADPRPTPGTVLDRLSRGPSRAARITHTEHLPPRAGRHAVWPDRIRTDVVAAIRAAGIEHPWEHQAAAAEHALDGESVVVATGTASGKSLAYLAPVLSALADGAEAPNGRGATALYLAPTKALAADQRRAVRELAAPLGNAVRPAVYDGDTPFEEREWVRQYANYVLTNPDMLHRGILPSHPRWSSFLKALRYVVIDECHTYRGVFGSHVAQVLRRLRRLCARYGSEPVFLLASATASDPAAAASRLTGVAVTEVADDASPRGEVVFALWEPPLTDLRGEKGAPVRRTATAETADLLTDLVVQGVRTVAFVRSRRGAELISVIAQERLAEVDRSLPRRVAAYRGGYLPEERRALERALHSGELLGLAATTALELGVDVSGLDAVLIAGYPGTRASLWQQAGRAGRSGQGALAVLIARDDPLDTYLVHHPEALFRRPVEATVLDPDNPYVLAPHLCAAAAEIPLTEPDLDLFGPAARELLPQLEAAKLLRRRATAWHWTRRERASDLTDIRGGGGRPVQIVEASTGRLLGTVDESASHTTVHDGAVHLHQGRTYLVERLDLEDSVALVEEASPPFSTTARDTTSISVLETETEIPWGPARLCFGSVEVTNQVVSYLRRKLITGEVLGEAKLDLPPRTLRTRAVWWTVTEDQLDEARISPEILGGALHAAEHASIGLLPLFATCDRWDIGGVSVPLHPDTLLPTVFVYDGHPGGAGFAERGFHTARAWLTATRDAIAACECEAGCPSCIQSPKCGNGNDPLHKRGAIRLLTRLLSPTPTHDPTHPPSTP